One part of the Mangrovibacillus cuniculi genome encodes these proteins:
- a CDS encoding CAP domain-containing protein — protein MKLLIRLLAIVVIFLLFQVYQEWTSVPSSPLSGSDTVHDPEPTDEIESDQEGNSQPEKELEGIFQYMDKPVANLLKDYGEPSRVDPSPYGYQWWIYDQDPNTYFQVGVEANKIVTVYALGPKVNVEPYKIGQPLEDIYRSTMLTTELVIDHEMGSYQFELTEEDLNIRPLVEMGDLYVQLYIDKVAGNLSSVRLMNKDVLIRQRPYELLYRGELLEVKEPTEEEWVEIAEAAEKQVLSITNAMRHKFNLNSLEWDDETSEVAFKHSEDMALNNFFDHESPNSGDLGDRLAEGNIFFNAAGENIAAHYLDAPAAMEGWLNSEGHRKTMLEPDFTHLGVGVYEKYYTQNFLEKDWE, from the coding sequence TTGAAACTATTGATTCGTTTATTGGCAATTGTTGTTATTTTTTTATTATTCCAAGTTTATCAAGAGTGGACAAGTGTACCTTCATCTCCATTGTCAGGTAGTGATACGGTTCATGATCCGGAACCAACAGATGAGATTGAATCTGATCAAGAAGGTAATAGTCAACCTGAAAAAGAACTTGAAGGTATTTTTCAATATATGGATAAGCCTGTCGCAAATTTATTAAAAGATTATGGGGAACCCTCTAGAGTGGATCCTTCTCCTTATGGCTATCAATGGTGGATATATGACCAAGATCCCAATACTTATTTCCAAGTAGGTGTTGAAGCGAATAAAATTGTAACCGTTTATGCATTAGGACCAAAAGTTAATGTGGAACCATACAAAATTGGTCAGCCTCTTGAAGATATTTATCGTTCAACCATGCTTACGACGGAATTAGTGATTGACCATGAGATGGGTTCTTATCAATTTGAATTAACAGAAGAAGATCTTAACATTCGTCCGCTAGTAGAGATGGGAGACTTGTATGTACAGCTTTATATTGATAAAGTTGCGGGGAACTTATCAAGTGTTCGCTTAATGAATAAAGATGTGTTAATTAGGCAAAGGCCATACGAACTCCTCTATCGTGGAGAGTTACTAGAAGTTAAAGAACCCACGGAAGAAGAGTGGGTGGAGATTGCAGAAGCAGCAGAGAAACAGGTCTTATCTATCACAAATGCAATGAGGCATAAATTTAATCTTAATTCATTAGAGTGGGATGATGAAACGTCTGAAGTTGCATTTAAACATAGTGAAGATATGGCACTAAATAATTTCTTTGATCATGAGTCACCTAATTCGGGTGATTTAGGTGATCGATTAGCTGAAGGAAATATTTTCTTTAATGCAGCAGGTGAAAATATCGCCGCTCATTATTTAGATGCACCAGCAGCAATGGAAGGTTGGTTAAATTCAGAAGGGCACCGTAAAACCATGTTAGAGCCAGATTTCACGCATCTTGGGGTGGGTGTCTATGAGAAATACTATACTCAAAACTTCTTAGAGAAAGACTGGGAGTAA
- a CDS encoding PaaI family thioesterase, with protein MSKEIVQDRFNKLIERANPSDLATIERLLKGIERQVEEPKQSWLSSLFDLHTDISEESLKMTIPISEITHNSLGILHGGMTTTLIDSAMGTMANKLAKEGFAAVTTQLNIHFTAPGIGKNVTADVHIIHHGQTTMVLGSSAKLENGKQIAYATASFAFIPKSW; from the coding sequence ATGAGTAAGGAAATAGTACAAGACCGTTTTAACAAACTTATAGAGCGTGCAAATCCATCAGATCTTGCTACGATAGAAAGATTATTAAAGGGTATAGAGAGACAAGTTGAGGAACCAAAACAAAGTTGGTTAAGTAGTTTGTTTGATTTACATACGGATATCTCAGAGGAATCATTGAAAATGACAATACCTATTTCAGAAATAACACATAATTCCCTAGGTATTCTTCATGGAGGAATGACAACTACATTAATTGATTCTGCTATGGGAACAATGGCTAACAAATTAGCTAAAGAAGGTTTTGCTGCTGTTACTACCCAATTAAACATTCATTTTACAGCTCCAGGAATAGGGAAAAACGTAACAGCGGACGTACATATCATTCATCACGGTCAAACGACTATGGTGCTAGGTTCTTCAGCTAAATTAGAAAACGGAAAGCAAATAGCATATGCAACAGCTAGCTTTGCGTTTATCCCAAAGAGCTGGTAA
- a CDS encoding YlbD family protein: MTKEQRKEQFKKFVRSHPGLKNEVDSGNKTWRTLFDEWELFGEDDPMWNDYSTSPQKDKVTPTKTETKSEDSSSGLVSQLTSMVKNMDGEQMNQHLDSLNRAIGAIQGILGQFQGTNKSTETRSTTEPAKKNPFSFRQD, from the coding sequence GTGACGAAAGAACAAAGAAAAGAGCAGTTCAAAAAATTTGTTCGGTCCCATCCTGGATTAAAAAATGAGGTGGATAGTGGAAATAAGACGTGGAGAACCTTATTTGATGAATGGGAATTGTTCGGGGAAGATGATCCGATGTGGAATGACTACTCTACTTCTCCGCAAAAAGATAAAGTTACTCCAACAAAAACAGAGACGAAGAGCGAGGACTCATCATCTGGTCTTGTTTCCCAACTAACTTCTATGGTAAAGAATATGGATGGCGAGCAAATGAATCAACACTTGGATTCTTTGAATCGTGCGATTGGTGCAATCCAAGGAATTTTAGGCCAGTTTCAGGGTACGAACAAATCAACAGAAACAAGAAGTACTACAGAACCTGCAAAAAAGAATCCATTTTCTTTTCGCCAAGACTAA
- a CDS encoding YlbE-like family protein codes for MRSDMLTYIRSNKDYVQFIHEQPMWYRTLSRRPDLLEQFEIASINHLQKTIPHRVQKFENNVQMANMMMNMFYMFNQSGE; via the coding sequence ATGCGATCTGATATGCTGACGTATATACGATCTAATAAAGATTACGTTCAATTTATTCATGAGCAACCAATGTGGTATAGAACGTTAAGTCGTAGGCCAGATCTTTTAGAACAGTTTGAAATAGCTTCTATTAATCATTTGCAAAAGACTATTCCTCATCGAGTACAAAAATTTGAAAATAACGTACAAATGGCAAATATGATGATGAATATGTTCTATATGTTTAACCAATCGGGTGAATAA
- a CDS encoding YlbF family regulator, giving the protein MLATMERLEVLDTADALAEAILSSDIVEEYRLTYKELKTNKETQKKVKAFMYYKERYEEVVRFGKYHPDYKEVMKRIREVKREMDMDDCVAAFRRAETDLQQLLDEISVKIGHSVSKGIKVPTGNPFWDSGGCSGGCSTGGSCGCSA; this is encoded by the coding sequence ATGCTTGCTACAATGGAAAGATTAGAAGTATTAGATACAGCCGATGCATTAGCAGAAGCGATACTTTCATCAGATATAGTAGAAGAGTATCGTTTGACATATAAGGAACTAAAGACAAACAAAGAAACACAAAAGAAAGTTAAAGCATTTATGTACTATAAAGAACGATATGAGGAAGTAGTTCGATTCGGGAAATACCACCCTGATTATAAAGAAGTCATGAAACGTATCCGTGAAGTAAAGAGAGAAATGGATATGGATGATTGTGTAGCTGCATTTCGAAGAGCAGAAACAGATTTGCAACAACTTCTAGATGAGATCAGTGTAAAAATCGGTCATTCGGTTTCTAAAGGTATTAAAGTACCAACAGGAAATCCGTTTTGGGATAGTGGCGGTTGTAGTGGTGGATGTTCTACAGGAGGCTCTTGTGGCTGTTCAGCCTAA
- a CDS encoding YlbG family protein — protein MIERQGIIVWLYSLKHAKSLRRFGNVIYTSKRLKYVVIYNNAEDHEKLVAKMENLNFVRKVDSSFKPMIKTEYENSKPDKAKEYDYKMGF, from the coding sequence ATGATTGAGCGTCAAGGAATTATTGTATGGCTTTATAGTCTAAAGCATGCTAAATCACTACGTCGATTCGGAAATGTAATTTATACATCTAAACGTTTAAAATACGTAGTAATTTATAATAACGCAGAAGACCATGAAAAATTAGTTGCAAAGATGGAAAATTTAAACTTTGTTCGCAAAGTAGATTCTTCCTTTAAGCCAATGATTAAAACGGAATATGAGAACTCTAAACCCGACAAAGCAAAAGAGTATGATTATAAAATGGGCTTTTAA
- a CDS encoding DUF7147 family protein: protein MIQRFIELGEGYSDLYELEAILRSQKDRVQHLLLFKTTINDKEKLSVGLILTPTTTGDFQPIYYCREGISFNKSQKTKRHEMIEGWAREVGKTPHILEVKPSHTFHEKELYFQHLIGILRMNRYLIGM from the coding sequence ATGATTCAACGCTTTATAGAATTAGGAGAAGGGTATTCTGATTTATATGAGCTAGAGGCAATTCTTCGATCACAAAAAGACCGTGTCCAACACTTATTATTGTTTAAGACTACTATTAACGACAAAGAAAAACTTTCTGTAGGATTAATTCTTACACCTACAACTACTGGTGATTTTCAACCAATTTATTATTGTCGGGAAGGGATTTCGTTCAACAAAAGTCAAAAAACAAAGAGACACGAAATGATTGAAGGTTGGGCGAGAGAAGTAGGTAAAACACCACATATACTTGAAGTAAAACCATCTCATACATTCCACGAAAAAGAATTGTATTTTCAGCATTTAATAGGAATATTACGCATGAATAGGTACTTGATTGGGATGTAA
- a CDS encoding stalk domain-containing protein, which produces MNRLSLFMTALLLVTIGAFSYLQWTSYQDVNGGYAENKVVWEFSVVHDNNVLTIEQYSQDVPAGVYTVNWPEDTLDVQCMQEEAICEWDSESKETVNITDSPVLFTYVIPLSNKETEGIILRDWSVMLEEVKTKEVTISITQRQYRDGVWIAALGTNGKVSKELITFYEYQGDFVSPLVFHPTSLQVNYIGSDLTIWSEKEVDIPQEKDDLLLKEDIKLKPISLIVSNELELFESERLLVVSSEENLIELREKRISQWMQSKWKDDAKWQSDIFVADVLGVDLPSSKRKNMKNELEATLTPKQYEALISSIFTAPKNSINPVALDEFVHDIVGQETNFFTVNANGDVPLVPFFTRKDKPLTYQGSELEGISVQYFRNKPVVPFEEFLKEIGYEVTQVSQESAYILERGGNRYRFFTNQNIFILNEEDYGLLENPLLRLGDTIYIETGWLEQFFSITVEENETNYEVVGL; this is translated from the coding sequence ATGAATCGATTGTCACTCTTCATGACAGCATTGTTATTAGTTACTATCGGAGCCTTTAGTTACCTTCAGTGGACAAGTTATCAAGATGTGAATGGTGGATATGCTGAAAATAAAGTGGTATGGGAATTTTCAGTTGTTCATGATAATAATGTATTGACGATTGAACAATATTCTCAAGACGTGCCAGCTGGAGTCTATACCGTAAATTGGCCAGAAGATACATTGGACGTTCAATGTATGCAAGAGGAAGCGATTTGCGAGTGGGATTCTGAATCCAAAGAGACAGTAAATATAACGGATTCCCCAGTTTTATTTACGTATGTTATTCCTTTATCTAATAAGGAGACAGAAGGAATAATTTTGCGTGATTGGAGTGTAATGTTAGAAGAAGTAAAGACGAAAGAAGTCACTATTTCTATTACACAAAGACAATATAGAGATGGAGTATGGATTGCTGCTTTAGGTACGAATGGAAAAGTAAGTAAAGAACTTATCACATTTTATGAATATCAAGGAGATTTTGTATCTCCGCTTGTCTTCCATCCAACTTCTTTACAAGTCAATTACATTGGATCTGATCTTACAATTTGGTCAGAAAAAGAAGTGGACATACCACAAGAAAAAGATGATCTTTTATTAAAAGAAGACATTAAATTAAAGCCAATTTCCCTGATTGTATCAAATGAGTTAGAATTATTCGAAAGTGAACGGTTACTCGTGGTCTCTTCAGAGGAAAATTTAATAGAGTTACGTGAAAAGAGAATTAGTCAATGGATGCAAAGTAAATGGAAAGATGATGCTAAGTGGCAATCTGATATTTTTGTTGCTGACGTGTTAGGTGTAGATTTACCTAGCTCAAAGCGTAAGAATATGAAAAATGAATTGGAAGCTACGTTAACACCTAAACAATATGAAGCACTTATTTCTAGCATTTTCACTGCTCCTAAAAACAGCATTAATCCCGTTGCATTAGATGAATTTGTACATGACATAGTTGGCCAAGAGACTAATTTCTTTACAGTGAACGCAAATGGGGATGTACCACTTGTTCCTTTTTTTACAAGAAAAGATAAGCCTCTTACTTATCAAGGAAGTGAATTAGAAGGTATTTCTGTCCAATACTTTCGCAATAAACCTGTTGTTCCGTTTGAAGAATTTTTAAAAGAAATTGGTTATGAAGTAACTCAAGTTTCGCAGGAATCGGCGTATATCCTAGAAAGAGGTGGAAACAGGTATCGATTCTTTACAAATCAAAATATCTTTATTTTGAACGAAGAAGACTATGGTTTGTTAGAAAACCCATTACTTCGACTTGGAGATACCATTTATATCGAAACCGGATGGTTAGAACAATTTTTTTCTATAACTGTTGAGGAGAATGAGACAAACTATGAGGTGGTTGGATTGTAA
- the rsmD gene encoding 16S rRNA (guanine(966)-N(2))-methyltransferase RsmD, with protein MRVISGDWKGLRLKAVPGSSTRPTTDKVKESIFNMIGPYFEGGIGLDLFAGSGGLGLEALSRGFEKMIFVDRDTYAFQTIKDNVKTCKAEDLVELYKIDAERALKAIVKREVTFDGIFLDPPYKKQQLISLLEKIDHHTLVNESGFVMCEHHSDVELPQQVGNLVCIRKETYGIISISIYRNRDEEEAQ; from the coding sequence ATGAGAGTAATTTCAGGTGACTGGAAAGGTTTACGTTTAAAGGCTGTACCAGGTTCTTCAACTAGACCGACAACTGATAAAGTAAAAGAATCTATTTTTAATATGATTGGACCATACTTTGAAGGTGGAATAGGTCTAGACCTATTTGCTGGTAGTGGTGGACTAGGTTTGGAAGCTTTAAGCAGAGGTTTCGAGAAAATGATTTTTGTAGATCGTGATACATATGCTTTTCAAACCATAAAGGATAATGTAAAGACTTGTAAAGCGGAGGATTTGGTAGAGCTTTATAAGATTGATGCTGAGCGAGCATTAAAAGCTATTGTTAAAAGAGAAGTAACTTTTGATGGGATTTTCCTTGATCCACCATATAAAAAACAACAGCTTATTTCCTTATTAGAAAAAATTGATCACCATACATTAGTTAATGAAAGTGGTTTCGTTATGTGTGAGCACCATTCTGATGTTGAGCTGCCACAACAGGTAGGAAATCTAGTTTGTATAAGAAAAGAAACATACGGAATTATATCCATTTCTATCTATCGCAATCGAGATGAGGAGGAAGCTCAGTGA
- the coaD gene encoding pantetheine-phosphate adenylyltransferase produces the protein MTKRAVCPGTFDPITNGHLDIIERAAKVFDEIYVCVLNNSSKSPVFTVEERVELIKQSTSHIPAVRVESYQGLLMDYAIDVKADAIIRGLRAVSDFEYEMQITSMNRVLNENIETFFVMTNNQYSFLSSSIVKEVAKYEATIDDLVPAPVAVALKEKFRSNE, from the coding sequence GTGACAAAAAGAGCGGTGTGTCCTGGCACGTTTGACCCTATTACAAATGGCCATTTAGATATTATTGAAAGAGCGGCTAAAGTGTTTGATGAAATATATGTATGCGTATTAAATAATTCATCTAAAAGTCCTGTATTTACAGTTGAGGAACGTGTAGAGCTAATTAAACAATCTACTTCACATATTCCAGCTGTACGAGTAGAAAGTTACCAAGGGTTGCTTATGGATTATGCTATAGATGTAAAAGCCGATGCAATCATACGTGGTTTACGAGCTGTTTCGGACTTTGAATATGAGATGCAAATTACTTCTATGAACCGAGTCTTAAATGAAAATATTGAAACGTTCTTTGTTATGACGAACAACCAATATTCATTTTTAAGCTCTAGTATTGTAAAAGAGGTAGCTAAATACGAAGCAACAATTGATGATTTAGTTCCAGCTCCTGTTGCTGTCGCGCTAAAAGAGAAATTCCGCTCAAATGAATGA
- the ylbJ gene encoding sporulation integral membrane protein YlbJ, protein MTTSKVQTITLASAVLLLAVSLILFPQDSFQASTRGLHMWWEIVFPSLLPFFIVSEMMISLGVVRFIGILLEPLMRPLFKVPGVGGFVWAMGMASGFPSGAKLTARLRKEGTLTRIEAERLVSFTNCSNPLFIFGAVSVGFFFNPTLGILLAIAHYAGNIFVGMFMRFHGRDEIDHPIDKSKFSIKEALRVMHKTRMNNNKPIGKLLGEAVSSSIQSLLMIGGFIILFSVLNKLLFLLHVTPFFAENLKPIFTLLGLDPAMTMAYISGIFEITLGSQLTSQVETATLLQQAIVTSFILAFSGFSVQAQVASILAETDIRFKPFFMARIMHGVFASIITLVLWKVVFSKFQYNDVPSTAIPVFQQNVQEIASSVYQWFVTFGPIITIFSLSLYTILLWRRIKSV, encoded by the coding sequence ATTACTACAAGTAAAGTACAAACAATTACACTCGCATCCGCAGTATTACTTTTGGCTGTTTCATTGATTTTATTTCCGCAAGACTCTTTCCAAGCCTCAACAAGAGGACTCCATATGTGGTGGGAGATAGTCTTTCCATCATTATTACCATTTTTTATTGTTTCAGAAATGATGATTAGCTTAGGTGTTGTTCGCTTTATTGGTATCCTGTTAGAGCCTCTAATGCGACCGTTATTTAAGGTGCCTGGAGTTGGGGGATTTGTTTGGGCAATGGGTATGGCATCTGGTTTCCCTTCCGGAGCAAAATTAACAGCTAGGTTAAGAAAGGAAGGAACCTTAACTAGAATTGAAGCAGAACGATTAGTTTCTTTTACAAACTGCTCGAATCCATTGTTTATTTTTGGTGCTGTGTCTGTCGGATTCTTTTTTAACCCAACACTCGGAATTTTACTAGCTATAGCTCACTATGCCGGAAATATCTTTGTTGGTATGTTTATGCGATTTCATGGAAGAGATGAAATTGATCATCCTATTGATAAATCTAAGTTTTCGATTAAAGAAGCGTTACGAGTCATGCATAAGACTCGGATGAATAACAATAAGCCTATTGGAAAGTTACTTGGAGAGGCTGTTTCTTCTAGCATTCAATCATTACTAATGATTGGTGGCTTTATTATTTTGTTTTCTGTATTGAATAAACTACTCTTTTTACTACACGTTACTCCTTTTTTTGCTGAAAACTTAAAGCCTATTTTTACTTTATTGGGATTAGATCCAGCTATGACAATGGCTTATATATCCGGAATCTTTGAAATAACTCTTGGAAGTCAATTAACTAGTCAGGTGGAGACAGCCACTTTACTTCAACAAGCGATTGTGACAAGCTTTATTCTTGCATTTAGTGGCTTTAGTGTCCAAGCACAAGTTGCTAGTATATTAGCAGAAACAGATATTCGATTTAAGCCTTTCTTTATGGCAAGAATTATGCACGGCGTATTTGCAAGTATCATTACGTTAGTGTTATGGAAAGTGGTATTTTCTAAATTTCAATATAACGACGTCCCATCTACTGCAATACCTGTATTTCAGCAAAATGTGCAAGAAATCGCATCGTCTGTTTATCAATGGTTTGTGACCTTTGGACCAATTATTACCATCTTCTCTCTATCTCTATACACCATTTTATTGTGGCGAAGAATAAAGAGTGTGTAA
- a CDS encoding patatin-like phospholipase family protein, whose translation MDYPKVGLALGSGGARGFAHIGVVKVLQEEGIPIHFIAGSSMGALVGALLAVGHDMDQLYKMSNSFRRKFFMDFTVPNMGFISGSRIKEFIRIFSHQKNIEDCQTPLAIVATDLIKGEKVVFREGPIDQAVRASISIPGIFVPEKWDGKLLVDGGVIDRVPVSVVREMGADLVISVDVSHVKRDAEINNIYDVIMQSIDIMQLEVAHRREIDSDIMIKPKVGKYSSRAFTNIQEIISVGEEEARKHLPKIREAIEHWGEHLK comes from the coding sequence ATGGATTATCCGAAAGTTGGATTGGCTCTAGGTTCAGGTGGTGCTAGAGGATTTGCCCATATTGGAGTAGTAAAAGTTCTCCAAGAAGAGGGTATCCCCATTCATTTTATCGCTGGCAGTAGTATGGGGGCATTAGTGGGGGCATTGTTGGCAGTGGGGCATGATATGGACCAACTATATAAAATGTCTAATTCCTTTAGAAGGAAATTCTTCATGGACTTTACTGTACCAAATATGGGATTCATATCTGGTTCAAGAATAAAAGAATTTATTCGTATTTTTTCTCATCAAAAAAACATAGAAGATTGTCAAACCCCTTTGGCGATTGTAGCCACAGACTTAATCAAAGGGGAAAAGGTAGTCTTTAGAGAAGGGCCAATTGATCAAGCTGTTCGAGCGTCTATCTCTATTCCTGGTATATTTGTTCCAGAAAAATGGGATGGTAAATTATTAGTAGATGGTGGGGTCATCGACCGAGTTCCCGTTTCAGTCGTAAGAGAGATGGGGGCAGACCTTGTAATAAGTGTTGATGTCTCCCATGTTAAAAGAGATGCAGAAATTAATAATATTTATGATGTAATTATGCAAAGTATCGACATCATGCAATTAGAAGTAGCTCATAGAAGAGAAATTGATTCTGATATAATGATAAAACCAAAAGTGGGAAAGTATAGCTCAAGAGCCTTTACAAATATCCAAGAAATTATCAGTGTTGGGGAAGAGGAAGCAAGGAAGCACTTGCCAAAAATTAGAGAAGCAATAGAGCATTGGGGGGAACATTTGAAGTGA
- a CDS encoding SepM family pheromone-processing serine protease has protein sequence MKGKKAGFIFLLLCITAFLVLYPLPYYISKPGFAHELDGVVTVQEADEDRGQFFYTTVSMMKATPVTYLVEKMKNSNNMVPINQVRLEEETDEEFHVRQLQYMNQSKNHAIQAAFNKSGDIYEEVTNGVYILGVIGTAPAAEFLKAGDLLLKVDNQTISSSEMFISYVQKKSEGDQVSLQVMRGKETFSETISLTTLEETGKIGLGISLVEDKQIKPERKVTFQTDQVGGPSAGLMFALEIYNQLVPEDISNGNLIAGTGELFEDGKVGRIGGIKHKVVAASRAGAEYFIAPNDKVSPELTEKYPEIKSNAKEAAEAIEEEGLKIKLLPVESFEEALQVLENLPKK, from the coding sequence GTGAAAGGCAAAAAAGCAGGCTTCATTTTTTTACTTTTATGTATCACTGCATTTCTTGTATTATATCCACTACCTTACTACATTTCTAAACCAGGATTTGCACATGAATTGGATGGAGTAGTAACCGTTCAGGAAGCGGATGAGGATCGTGGTCAGTTCTTTTATACAACCGTTTCCATGATGAAAGCCACACCGGTGACCTATTTAGTAGAAAAAATGAAAAATAGTAATAATATGGTTCCGATAAATCAAGTTAGATTAGAAGAAGAAACGGATGAAGAGTTTCATGTACGACAATTACAGTACATGAATCAATCCAAAAACCATGCTATCCAAGCTGCGTTCAATAAAAGTGGCGATATCTACGAAGAGGTGACCAATGGAGTCTATATTCTTGGAGTGATTGGAACTGCACCTGCAGCGGAATTCTTAAAGGCTGGTGACTTGTTACTGAAGGTAGATAACCAAACAATATCTTCATCAGAAATGTTTATCTCTTATGTACAGAAAAAGTCAGAAGGTGACCAGGTTTCGCTACAAGTCATGCGAGGAAAAGAAACGTTTTCTGAAACAATTTCTCTTACTACTTTAGAAGAGACAGGGAAAATTGGCTTAGGTATCTCATTGGTAGAAGATAAACAAATAAAACCTGAACGAAAAGTCACATTTCAAACAGATCAAGTTGGTGGTCCTTCTGCAGGGCTAATGTTCGCGCTAGAAATATATAACCAACTAGTACCAGAGGACATCTCTAACGGCAATTTAATAGCAGGTACAGGTGAACTGTTCGAAGATGGTAAAGTCGGAAGAATAGGTGGAATCAAACATAAAGTAGTAGCGGCTTCAAGAGCTGGAGCAGAGTACTTTATTGCTCCAAATGATAAGGTGAGTCCCGAACTAACAGAAAAATACCCAGAAATCAAAAGTAATGCTAAAGAAGCAGCGGAAGCAATAGAGGAAGAAGGATTAAAGATTAAATTATTACCAGTAGAGTCATTTGAAGAAGCACTTCAAGTACTAGAAAACCTACCTAAGAAATAA
- a CDS encoding nucleotidyltransferase, with protein MKATGLIVEYNPFHNGHYFHAQSSREKTNADILIAVMSGAFLQRGEPALLPKWERAKMAILGGVDIVIELPTLFAVQSSHNFARGSVGILNALGVKSICFGSEHGEVQDFTEHIKLEKEFQHSIDCKVKDFLQEGHSFPKAYDLALESVSTENHLQMLDIRQPNNRLGLAYIEAIQKINPLIKAETIKRKHANYHDEELEHSFIASATAIRKAILNDSREWSQYVPPSSYSEITAYVENEKPLMTWESLYPIVRSKLITTPIPVLSTIYGMEEGLESRLQHAAIHAVHFPHFMELVKTKRYTWNRIQRTLVYLLLHIDKQEANHHLSKLPTYARLLAASSNGRRYIKENKESFTLPILSTFSQGKESLLQIDQRAAYAYSLGYLSTMQVAEGAREFKQIPFIQK; from the coding sequence ATGAAAGCTACAGGGTTAATTGTCGAATACAATCCATTTCATAATGGGCACTACTTTCATGCCCAATCATCTAGAGAAAAAACAAATGCAGATATTCTAATCGCAGTGATGAGCGGTGCGTTTTTACAACGCGGAGAACCTGCCCTATTACCGAAGTGGGAAAGAGCCAAGATGGCAATCTTAGGCGGTGTAGACATTGTTATAGAGCTACCAACGTTATTTGCTGTTCAATCCTCCCATAATTTTGCTAGAGGAAGTGTGGGCATTTTAAATGCTTTAGGAGTAAAATCTATTTGTTTTGGAAGTGAGCATGGAGAAGTACAAGACTTCACTGAACACATTAAGTTAGAAAAAGAATTTCAGCATTCTATTGATTGTAAAGTAAAAGATTTTTTGCAGGAAGGTCATTCTTTTCCAAAAGCATATGATTTAGCACTCGAATCTGTTTCAACCGAAAATCATCTTCAAATGCTAGATATCCGACAACCGAATAACCGTTTAGGTTTAGCATACATAGAAGCTATCCAAAAAATTAACCCACTTATAAAAGCGGAAACGATAAAAAGGAAGCACGCAAACTATCACGATGAAGAATTAGAACACTCCTTTATAGCATCTGCAACTGCTATTAGAAAAGCTATACTTAACGATAGCAGGGAATGGTCTCAATATGTTCCTCCTAGCTCTTACTCAGAAATAACGGCATATGTAGAAAACGAAAAACCATTAATGACTTGGGAATCACTGTATCCAATAGTTAGAAGTAAACTTATCACTACACCAATTCCTGTTTTATCAACCATTTATGGTATGGAGGAAGGATTAGAATCAAGACTCCAACATGCCGCTATACATGCAGTACATTTTCCTCACTTCATGGAACTAGTTAAAACCAAAAGATACACTTGGAATAGAATTCAACGCACGTTGGTTTATTTACTTTTACACATAGATAAACAGGAAGCAAATCATCATTTATCCAAGCTACCTACTTATGCTAGACTGTTAGCTGCATCTTCCAATGGTAGAAGATACATAAAAGAAAACAAAGAATCATTTACACTTCCAATCTTATCAACTTTCTCTCAAGGAAAAGAATCCTTACTACAAATAGATCAACGAGCGGCATATGCCTATTCATTAGGATATTTGTCCACTATGCAGGTGGCGGAAGGTGCACGAGAATTTAAGCAAATACCCTTTATCCAAAAGTAA